The Arthrobacter sp. NicSoilC5 genome has a window encoding:
- a CDS encoding serine hydrolase produces MTAAPELPLPRNTSSLLVLQDGRTVVEHGDTTRASYVASVRKSLLSILYGIQVDAGTVSLDDTLGALGIDDTGGLLPLEKTARLRDLLTSRSGVYHPPSSPGSDEDAFPPRGTKAPGQFFVYNNWDFNAAGAIFEKASGLTVFDAFEKYLAGPLGFDDYDPTRQRMLGNAQKSVFPAYHFFLSARDLAKIGLLMAAGGQWEGRQLVPREWARDSVATQVRRADMAPATGFGTCDYGYLWWLPGEPGPQWEGSFLAAGNYGQFLLVLPAIRSVIVHRRFVSDSFAIARNTRPAGSTASPAPVTHAEFMDLARALVAGPLAR; encoded by the coding sequence ACACCACCCGCGCCAGCTACGTCGCCTCGGTCCGCAAAAGCCTGCTCTCGATCCTGTACGGAATCCAGGTGGACGCCGGCACGGTCAGCTTGGATGACACGTTGGGCGCGCTGGGGATCGATGACACCGGCGGCCTGCTGCCCCTCGAGAAGACGGCGCGGCTCCGCGACCTCCTGACCTCCCGGTCGGGGGTCTACCATCCACCCTCCAGCCCGGGCAGTGACGAGGATGCCTTCCCTCCCCGCGGCACCAAAGCGCCGGGTCAGTTCTTCGTCTACAACAACTGGGATTTCAACGCCGCCGGCGCGATTTTTGAAAAGGCCAGCGGCCTGACGGTCTTTGACGCGTTCGAGAAGTACCTGGCCGGTCCGCTGGGATTCGACGACTACGACCCCACACGCCAGCGCATGCTCGGGAACGCCCAGAAGTCCGTTTTCCCGGCCTACCACTTCTTCCTCTCCGCCCGGGACCTGGCAAAGATCGGGCTGCTGATGGCAGCCGGCGGGCAGTGGGAGGGCCGGCAGCTTGTCCCCCGGGAGTGGGCCAGGGACAGCGTGGCCACCCAGGTCAGGCGCGCAGACATGGCGCCGGCCACCGGGTTTGGCACCTGCGACTACGGCTACCTGTGGTGGCTGCCCGGGGAACCCGGCCCGCAGTGGGAGGGATCGTTCCTGGCTGCGGGCAACTACGGCCAGTTCCTGCTGGTCCTGCCGGCAATCCGCAGCGTCATTGTGCACCGGCGCTTCGTCAGCGACAGCTTCGCCATCGCCCGGAATACCCGTCCGGCGGGGTCGACGGCGTCCCCGGCTCCGGTGACCCACGCCGAATTCATGGACCTTGCCCGCGCGCTGGTTGCCGGCCCACTGGCCCGGTAG
- a CDS encoding LysR family transcriptional regulator: MAILDLHRLHVLREVGRSGSLTSAAAALSFTTSAVSQQIAKLEQEMGVVLIERHPRGVVLTEAGHALLHYADDIDRTVEAARAEMGEFAGLRRGQLRLGTFPTGGASLMPDVVLAFRARHPEVAVTVVSARRDGLLERLRRREIELTLLWDYPWQQIEDPDLALVRLTNDPTVLLVPREHPIAKLGSVRIGALSDQEWVVRDEHPVADVLSRVCRDAGFEPRIAFAANDYQETQGMVAAGIGIALAPRLALTALRPDVVAVPLAGSPKRRILLAHLENRRLSPAAQQATKVFRSIAKGAAS, from the coding sequence ATGGCAATCCTCGATCTCCACCGGCTCCACGTGCTCCGCGAGGTGGGCCGTTCCGGCTCCCTGACGTCCGCCGCGGCCGCCCTTTCCTTCACCACCTCGGCGGTCTCGCAGCAGATCGCGAAACTCGAGCAGGAGATGGGCGTGGTCCTCATCGAGCGCCATCCCCGGGGCGTGGTCCTGACCGAAGCGGGGCACGCCCTGCTGCACTACGCGGACGACATCGACAGGACCGTGGAGGCCGCCCGCGCCGAGATGGGGGAGTTCGCGGGCCTTCGGCGGGGCCAGCTCCGGCTTGGAACTTTCCCCACCGGCGGGGCCTCCCTGATGCCGGACGTGGTGCTGGCGTTCCGTGCCCGCCACCCCGAGGTGGCAGTGACGGTGGTCAGCGCCCGCCGGGACGGCCTGCTGGAACGGCTGCGGCGGCGGGAAATCGAGCTCACGCTGCTGTGGGACTATCCCTGGCAGCAGATCGAGGACCCCGACCTTGCCCTGGTCAGGCTGACGAACGATCCCACCGTGCTGCTGGTACCGCGGGAGCACCCCATAGCGAAACTCGGCTCGGTCCGCATCGGCGCCTTGAGCGACCAGGAATGGGTGGTGCGCGACGAGCACCCCGTGGCCGACGTCCTGAGCCGGGTATGCCGTGACGCCGGGTTCGAGCCGCGGATCGCGTTCGCCGCCAACGATTACCAGGAGACACAGGGCATGGTGGCCGCCGGTATCGGGATCGCCCTGGCGCCGAGGCTGGCCCTGACAGCCCTGCGTCCCGACGTCGTGGCGGTCCCGCTTGCCGGGTCCCCGAAGCGCCGCATCCTCCTGGCCCACCTGGAAAACCGGCGGCTCAGCCCCGCGGCGCAGCAGGCAACCAAGGTGTTCCGGTCCATCGCCAAGGGCGCGGCTTCCTGA